One Pecten maximus unplaced genomic scaffold, xPecMax1.1, whole genome shotgun sequence genomic window carries:
- the LOC117319165 gene encoding uncharacterized protein LOC117319165 yields the protein MKTRGHSLITTGQVIDMFHLGVSVTAIVCLVMRLTSTIAVLNTLRMDMGFYTSFGRVFQWDEYYSISLGMTTFIAILDLLKHLLFNYHIFLMYRTILAFRSELFQFTIALSVLIVGFACLINLIYGHTESAFRSIPIAILTLFRMTIGMIKFRNDIQVAVIGILITFAVYALVATVCFVNLFVSSLDYKLTHIKQLIKDGLTTFDWHLSGHFWNRLANLFTICGATRPNKRGKKGHRSGINLQKGELSFCIFLTNVMRRFGEDTDLERTALHRVLLQLKRICRRRATLNGTQYRYSTDWAREDNTLIIEFFCDTLNCRIHVDCYTSSEAGRQGLAPYGNATEPLSMLFKINLSNRDRGRTNTNNNDVTNGRHSPCIVMIKVPAILLSCRPTFLIMCRGNLGDWCQYTANHGIKNEGEVYLSATVSCCPQYVMAITSDLWPGIPPVIQQNNAIEHVLAKKGGVFYLPGLCKKIVFMFPEDCVTIDTDITILLEPGEKFPILHVMARGDVSGPITVQFRRNRHYQLQTGDVPEIKLLTKVGDMEWKEGIPGTQTYPSDLSVQIDCLRRGVKTSITACESNYVIMLHRNSNRYLEHEMEILSEVYRKNIPTQYWRQVGCNLGLSQERLTQIEMKKPRTLEEKTCIVLQEWLKQNRGRGLYEIRESWM from the exons ATGAAGACTAGAGGCCATTCCCTAATAACAACAGGCCAAGTCATTGACATGTTCCATCTGGGAGTTTCCGTCACCGCCATTGTGTGTCTCGTCATGAGATTGACCAGCACGATCGCCGTTCTCAACACACTTAGAATGGATATGG GATTTTACACTTCCTTTGGACGGGTCTTTCAATGGGATGAATATTACTCTATATCACTGGGCATGACCACATTTATTGCTATCCTCGATCTACTCAAACATTTGTTATTCAACTACCACATCTTCTTGATGTACAGAACAATTTTGGCATTTCGCTCGGAGCTTTTTCAGTTTACAATAGCTCTTTCAGTTCTTATTGTTGGGTTCGCGTGTCTGATCAACCTGATTTACGGCCACACAGAAAGCGCCTTCAGAAGCATACCAATCGCGATCCTGACTCTGTTTCGAATGACAATCGGAATGATAAAATTCCGTAATGACATCCAGGTGGCAGTTATAggtatattaattacatttgCGGTATACGCGTTGGTCGCCACCGTTTGCTTTGTCAACCTGTTTGTGAGTTCACTGGACTATAAATTAACACATATTAAACAGCTTATCAAAGACGGGTTGACAACGTTCGACTGGCATTTAAGTGGTCACTTTTGGAATAGACTGGCAAACCTGTTCACAATATGCGGAGCTACAAGACCAAACAAACGAGGAAAGAAAG GACATAGAAGTGGAATCAATCTACAAAAG GGAGAATTAAGCTTCTGCATATTCCTAACGAATGTTATGCGACGGTTTGGAGAAGACACAGATTTAGAAAGAACAGCCCTTCATAGAGTTTTGCTACAGTTGAAACGCATATGTAGACGCAGGGCGACACTTAACGGAACACAGTACAG ATATTCTACTGACTGGGCAAGGGAAGATAACACGTTGATCATTGAATTCTTTTGTGACACGTTAAACTGTAGAATACACGTTGACTGTTATACGTCATCTGAAGCTGGCCGACAGGGACTTGCACCGTACGGTAACGCCACCGAGCCACTCAGCATGCTGTTTAAAATCAACCTGTCTAACAGAGACCGCGGACGTACAAACACAAATAACAATGACGTCACGAATGGCAGACACTCGCCG TGTATTGTGATGATCAAAGTACCGGCCATCCTGTTGTCGTGTCGACCTACGTTCCTAATCATGTGCCGCGGTAACCTTGGTGACTGGTGCCAATATACAGCCAATCATGGCATTAAAAACGAAGGGGAG GTATATTTGTCCGCTACCGTCTCGTGTTGTCCACAGTACGTTATGGCTATAACCTCTGACCTTTGGCCTGGTATCCCACCTGTCATCCAGCAGAACAATGCCATAGAACACGTCCTCGCTAAGAAGGGAGGTGTCTTCTACCTTCCAGGATTGTGCAAGAAAATAGTATTTATGTTTCCTGAGGACTGTGTTACGATAGATACGGACATCACGATATTG TTGGAGCCTGGTGAGAAATTCCCCATACTACATGTCATGGCCCGTGGTGACGTATCAGGACCGATCACAGTCCAGTTCAGGAGGAACAGACACTACCAACTGCAAACCG GCGATGTCCCAGAAATTAAACTTCTGACAAAAGTAGGAGACATGGAATGGAAAGAAGGAATTCCTGGTACACAGACATACCCAAGTGACCTGAGCGTCCAGATCGATTGTCTTCGAAGAGG CGTGAAGACATCCATCACGGCATGTGAATCCAACTACGTCATC ATGTTGCACAGAAACTCAAATAGATATCTCG AACACGAGATGGAAATCCTTTCTGAAgtatacagaaaaaatatcccAACGCAGTATTGGCGTCAAGTCGGATGTAATCTTGGACTGTCACAAGAGAGGCTGACGCAAATCGAAATGAAGAAACCGAGGACTCTCGAGGAAAAGACTTGCATTGTATTGCAAGAATGGTTAAAACAAAATCGAGGAAGAGGTCTTTACGAAATCCGCGAGTCCTGGATGTAA
- the LOC117319164 gene encoding polycystic kidney disease protein 1-like 3 — LIGGRTSEITLKSYFFGTFTAGVKMIPPDMIDFQSVFLNFSEKLSDTPYVLGTVIAVLIILILTTPILRRLDNIDSALWSYQHLRDNKASSAFHYYICVSTGVRSRRKMESSVYINIIGTRGETGARLLTGNSRKNFSNGTSSHFCLTTDDFIGNIKTVNIWQDQCGELKSWYLAKVVIIDGKTRSGPSYSLSFLFVCVRRKLANMTFTYHQYPSTKRNETSTIKIKTMEGVWEYIHTVVLQRFYPSGYYSGELKSFDELRFGEDNLKMGPLRLRQIRVSGVCTTPSFMRIHGIKCVADYDTGTEDTKDYTDGMGHIH, encoded by the exons TTGATTGGAGGAAGAACATCCGAGATTACTCTCAAGTCTTACTTCTTCGGGACATTTACAGCAGGAGTTAAAATGATACCTCCTGATATGATAGACTTCCAGTCGGTCTTTTTGAATTTCTCTGAGAAGCTTAGTGACACACCGTACGTCTTGGGTACAGTGATAGCAGTTCTTATCATCCTGATCCTCACCACTCCAATACTACGAAGACTGGATAATATCGACTCTGCTCTT TGGTCATACCAACATCTGAGAGACAACAAAGCCAGTTCTGCCTTCCATTATTACATCTGCGTATCAACTGGAGTAAGGTCCAGAAGAAAAATGGAATCATCGGTGTACATCAATATTATCGGGACCAGAGGCGAGACCGGAGCACGACTGTTGACAGGAAACAGCAGAAAG AACTTCAGCAACGGGACCTCGTCCCATTTCTGTTTAACGACTGATGACTTTATTGGAAATATCAAAACCGTCAATATCTGGCAGGACCAATGTGGTGAATTAAAATCCTGGTATTTGGCTAAAGTTGTCATTATAGACGGGAAGACAAGAAGTGG GCCATCTTACTCGCTGTCCTTCTtgtttgtctgtgttcggaGAAAACTAGCAAACATGACTTTCACCTACCACCAATATCCGTCTACCAAACGAAACGAAACATCTACAATCAAG ATCAAAACGATGGAGGGAGTCTGGGAGTACATTCACACTGTAGTGCTTCAGCGATTTTATCCATCGGGGTATTACAGTGGTGAATTAAAATCATTCGATGAGCTGCGATTTGGTGAAGACAATTTGAAAATGGGACCTCTTCGTCTACGCCAAATTCGAGTTTCAG GCGTTTGTACAACTCCATCATTCATGCGGATCCACGGTATCAAGTGTGTCGCTGACTATGATACGGGTACAGAAGATACAAAGGACTACACTGACGGTATGGGACACATACACTAA